The following are from one region of the Carnobacterium gallinarum DSM 4847 genome:
- the rpsF gene encoding 30S ribosomal protein S6 has product MSLQTAKYEINYIIRPNIEEAAKAALVERFDTILKDNGAEVIESKDWAKRRLAYEIKDFREGIYHIVKFTATDALAINEFDRLAKISDDIIRHIVIREEA; this is encoded by the coding sequence ATGAGTCTACAAACAGCAAAGTATGAAATTAACTACATTATCCGTCCAAACATTGAAGAGGCAGCGAAAGCAGCACTTGTTGAACGTTTCGATACTATCTTAAAAGATAATGGCGCTGAAGTAATTGAATCTAAAGACTGGGCGAAACGCCGTTTAGCTTACGAAATTAAAGATTTCCGCGAGGGAATTTATCATATCGTTAAGTTTACAGCAACAGATGCATTGGCAATCAATGAATTTGATCGTCTAGCTAAGATTAGTGATGATATTATTCGTCATATCGTAATTAGAGAA